Genomic DNA from uncultured Methanospirillum sp.:
CCGTACAGTCAGGCTGTGCGTACCGGCGGCCTCGTCTTCACATCAGGACAGATTGGTATCGATCCAAAGACCGGAAACCTCTCTTCTTCAATCGATGAACAGACTGGTCAGGTTATGAAGAATCTTCAGGAGATCCTTCATGCATCAGGCCATGATCTGTCAGATGTTGTCAGTACCCGGATTTACCTCACAAATCTCTCTGACTTCGCAGTAGTAAACGAGATCTACTCAAGGAGCATGGGAAACGCTGCCCCTGCTCGTTCAACTGTCCAGGTCGTTGCACTGCCCAAAGGGGCTTTGGTAGAGATCGAGATGACGGCATCAGGCTCACCGTGATGTATCCTTCCTTATATTGGAATGAGTCAGAATTATCATCAGTTTTTCACACCTGTCATCATATTTGTCCGAATTTACTCCCGTATGGATGGACAGTTATAGGAGAACGGAGAGATCCTGATACCATGAGTGCACGACTGCATCTCCTCTTCAGGAGCGTGATACTCAGTTGTATCCTCCTCTTCGTGATTTTTGGAGTAACCGGCTCTGTATTATCTGTCCCTTCTATCAATATCTCCGGAAATGATGATTATTATGTATGGGGAACTGTTCAGGAGATCTCATTTCCCCTGCACTACCGGATCCTCCTTTATGTAGAGCATCCGGATGGGAAATGGTATGGACCAGTAATGGAACCCAACAGCACAATGCCCGGGCTGGGTCCTGATATGAGATGGAAGATCAGGTACTATTCAGGAGATCAGGATCTGACCGACAAAGCCTTTCAGGTATACCTTATCGAGAAAGGGGTGACCCTTAATCAGGTCATGATCCAGGGAGCCCGGAATATCTCGCTGTTCTATGCAACCGTCGCTGCCAGGAATGAGGCTGAACGGAGATAGTACCATATGGGTTAGGAGGCTCTGCCTCCTTTCCCGGGTGGTTTAGTCACTCGCGATCAGGTAGTACTTAATTCTCATGGATCCAATACTCATACTAACAGGGTCGTGCCTCTATTGAGCCCTGGTGGGGAAGGTATGCTATGTTAAATCAGCATGTAATATGGAGATCTCTCATCTTCATCATTTTTCTAGGAATATTCCTGCTTCCTGCTGTAGATGCTGCCGGATCAGGTTCTGTAGCAGATAACTATTCTACGCCGCAGGCAGCGGACAATGTGTCACCTGCGGGCACGCAGGTGGCTTACACCTCTTCGGGCGCTGCATATGTTCCGGGAGAAGTGATTGTCAGGTACAAGAAACCAACCGGCGGATTCTCGGCACAGAGTGTCATGTCACCCGGCCTCATGGCAATGGGGGCAGAACTCTCTGATGACTTCTCGGCTGAAGGCCTGAAAGATATGCAGATGATCCATGTAGGAGAGGATGTAACGGTTCAGGAGGCGGTCACTGAACTGCACAACTCGTCCTTTGTGGAGTATGCAGAGCCGAACTACATTGTATCCCTGATGCCGAATGAGAACTCAACACCACCAGGCCCGGAAAAGATGAGTGCTGAGTCCGTGTCAGGCGGGCCGAATGACCCGAGGTTCAGTGAGCAGTGGGCGCTCTACAACACCGGTCAGGACGGTGGTTCAAGCGGAGCTGACATCAATGTCATCCCGGCATGGGCGAAAACAACCGGTTCAGACTCTATCGTGGTAGCAGTCATTGATACCGGTGCAGATTATAACCATCCGGATCTTGCCCAGAATATCTGGACCAACACAAAGGAAACTCCAGGAAACGGGATTGATGATGATGGAAATGGATACATCGATGATGTCCACGGCTGGAATTTTGCCGCCAATACCAACGATCCTATGGATGACAACGGGCATGGAACCCATTGCGCCGGAGTGATCGGGGCAGTCGGGAACAATGGCATAGGGATCTCAGGCGTGAATCAGAAGGTAAAGGTCATGCCCCTGAAGGTCCTTGGAAAAGATGGCAATGGAGACATGGCGAGCATATTAAAGGCCTTCGCCTATGCACGGAGCATGGGAGCGAGTGTCATCAGCTGCTCATGGGGAGGAACAACCCGCAGTGAGGCCCTTGGTGATGCCATCACCCAGACCAGTCTTCCGATCATCTGTGCTGCAGGTAACTCTGGTGTGAATACAGATGTGATCGCCCAGTATCCGTCCTGTTTTGATTCCCCTCAGATCATCTCGGTAGCAGCCAGTGATGCCAAGGATGGAATTCCGTCCTACTCAAACTATGGTCCGAGCTCGGTGGATGTAGCAGCGCCAGGAGACTGGATCCTCTCGACATATCCGACTGCTCTTGGGTATGACTATATCAAGATGAAAGGAACCTCAATGGCAACCCCACAGGTCTCCGGTCTTGCTGCACTTCTCCTATCGGTCAACCCGAGCCTCTCATCAGACCAGATCAAGCAGTTGATCATGAACAATGCTGATCAGGTCTCTGCATTCTCTGGCAAGGTTGTATCCGGTGGCAGGATCGATGTAGAAAAGACTCTCAATGCTGCAACCGGTTCAACGCCCACCCAGGTACCAACGGTGATCCCGACAGCAACACAGACCCCGGTTCCGACCGAGGTACCCACTCAGGTGCCGACGGTGATCCCGACAGCAACACAGACTCCGGTTCCGACGGTAATCCCAACTGTAATCCCGACAGTTACACAGAACCCTGACTCGTCGGTTGGGCCTCTCCAGGGCCAGTCAAATCAGCCCCGTGATCTCAACAATGATGGGAAATACGAGGATCTGAATGGCGACGGCGTCTGCAACCAGACCGATGTTGAACTATACTTCAGACAGATCGAATGGATTGCATCTCATGAGCCGGTATCTGCATTTGACTTTTCAGGAAACGGCAGGATCGACTTTACTGATATTCTGACCCTCTACAAGAGTATCAGATAAACCAATCATTACCCTCTTTTTTTGAATGAAAAAGTCCTTTTTATCAGTCCTGCCTGGGGCCCCCAACGGGGCACCGTTGGGGTTTCTTATGGAATAAGCATCAGGATTCCTACAACGAACATAATTCCTGCAAAAAAGTATCTGAGCATCCGTGCGGGACACCGGTGTGCATACCTGACTCCCAGTATAGAGAGGGGTATCGTCGTTCCGACGAGAACAGCCCACTGGACGAGATCAACATATCCGACAGAGTATGGGGGAAGGCCTGCAACGCCGAGTCCATGCCAGAGATACGTGGCA
This window encodes:
- a CDS encoding S8 family serine peptidase — its product is MLNQHVIWRSLIFIIFLGIFLLPAVDAAGSGSVADNYSTPQAADNVSPAGTQVAYTSSGAAYVPGEVIVRYKKPTGGFSAQSVMSPGLMAMGAELSDDFSAEGLKDMQMIHVGEDVTVQEAVTELHNSSFVEYAEPNYIVSLMPNENSTPPGPEKMSAESVSGGPNDPRFSEQWALYNTGQDGGSSGADINVIPAWAKTTGSDSIVVAVIDTGADYNHPDLAQNIWTNTKETPGNGIDDDGNGYIDDVHGWNFAANTNDPMDDNGHGTHCAGVIGAVGNNGIGISGVNQKVKVMPLKVLGKDGNGDMASILKAFAYARSMGASVISCSWGGTTRSEALGDAITQTSLPIICAAGNSGVNTDVIAQYPSCFDSPQIISVAASDAKDGIPSYSNYGPSSVDVAAPGDWILSTYPTALGYDYIKMKGTSMATPQVSGLAALLLSVNPSLSSDQIKQLIMNNADQVSAFSGKVVSGGRIDVEKTLNAATGSTPTQVPTVIPTATQTPVPTEVPTQVPTVIPTATQTPVPTVIPTVIPTVTQNPDSSVGPLQGQSNQPRDLNNDGKYEDLNGDGVCNQTDVELYFRQIEWIASHEPVSAFDFSGNGRIDFTDILTLYKSIR
- a CDS encoding RidA family protein, giving the protein MSEAKTQVLLAVFCILLGMVLMCLISSAISSPSREVIHTSSAPEPIGPYSQAVRTGGLVFTSGQIGIDPKTGNLSSSIDEQTGQVMKNLQEILHASGHDLSDVVSTRIYLTNLSDFAVVNEIYSRSMGNAAPARSTVQVVALPKGALVEIEMTASGSP